The genomic window AAAACTCTCACCTCTTCAAAATAATCTGGCAACAGGCTGAGCTCAATCATCCCGTGTTTTCTTtggaatatttttattattctgcttgttttaatggGAAActcctcatttctcaaaacaatattGTGCTGGTCTATTAAATGCTACTTGATTTCAGAGTTTGACGATATCTGCTCTAGAAACAGGACACACACTCTCAGCAAGAGCAGTGTTTTGCAGTTATTCCccatatgtgtgtgttgtgtgtgtgtgtttctgaggaTTATTAGAGAGGCTGGGTGAGTAAAATTATGCGCAGGGCGGAAAcactcagccaatcagaaagAGCCGTGGTGATTTCTCATTGGCTGTCTGTATGACCAATCAGACGGCTGATCTGTAGAGAAGCAGGTCACTGAAGGTTTCCATCATCAGGTCATTCAGACACGCAATGAGGGAATCCAGAGGAACagcagtgcgcacacacacacacacacacacacacatagagcggTAGTGATGTATGTGCTGTCCAGACTGTCTGTTCCTTCCCCTCCCCCCGACCCTCACAGGAGACCGTCTGCAGTTTACTCCTAAATACACTCTCGGgttaacacacactcacagtgaCACACTCTCGGGTTAACACACACTCTGGTATACTGACTGACACTgcagctgtggcgactccagcGGTTTTGAATTGTGCAGCTGTgtctgatcacagagagctgaacagagcTTTAATCACAGTTTCAGCGCTGATCCTCTTCTGTGGacatgattatacgcgttactatggtgacatgttacacacacacacacacacctgtcaatcaatatcagtgggcggggaaaccgcagtcctacatcagttgtgtttctgtCACTCCAgcatgacagtggacacactaccCTACACACACTGCTGTCCACACACAGCTCACAGGAGCCTGCAGCCGGACTCGTGaatcctccacacacacacacattactctgcacacacacactcaatgagCTAATGGTGTGAAAGCAAAACTCTGTCATCAAGAGCAAATCTGAAGCCTGAGTCCTGTGAAGCAGaagaggagacacacacacacacacacacacacacactcctgcatcTGCAGACCTCCTGCTCCACTAACTGTCAGAGGAACTGATCTGACCTCCGCTGACCTCTGAGTGAAAGTGTCCAGCGCTTTCAGGATCAAACCTGTCCcacacacaccaatacacacacacacacacacacacacacacacacacacacacacacacacacagaccaaaacacactctcacacacacacacacacacacacacacacacacacacacacacacgtgttgtgAAAGGTCAGCTGTCTGCATTACTGTTCGGCTGCTTCAGGACTCAAACCTCGTGGTTTTACACACTAatagagttgtgtgtgtgtgtgtgtgtgtgtgtgtgtgtgtgagctcatGTCTGCTGTGAGGTTCAGCTCTCTCTTCAACACAGCGTTACTCTGAGCCGAGCCGCACGCTCTACACACGCCAGTATTTCTGCACACTTTCGTCAACAGAACAAACCCCGACCTGCTGACCCGCGCTGGATGATCAGAGTAGACGAGCTctaataatgacagaattataaCTTTGATTCAAGGTTTACTAATTAATTAGAGCCACTCATCAGGTAGAAGCTCAGATCACTCTAGTGCAGGgggtccaaactcagtcctggagggccggtgaagCTCAGTGCAGGGGATTTAtctcatggacacacacacacacacacacacacacacacacacacacacacacacacacacactccagcgcTTGTTTTTGTAAATAAGCACAGAGAGTCTGGACCTGAGTTCAGCATGTGGTCTGACAGATGGGCTTCAGTGTAGAGTCTCCATTAGGACacacagcgccccctgctgcctCTATAACACCACTGCACAACACAGCCTAGTGTCACTGAtgctctccacacacacacacacacacgcacgctatAGATGTGGATATGGTGGGAATCGAGAGTGAGTTTGTGTTTGCAGGATTTGATGCATTCTTGAACACATCTGTCAGCTCACGCATTACCTGAGAGATGAACACAGGGGACTAGCCGTGGGGTTTCTAGTCTTTGGTGTCACTGTCCTTCCATCAGCGTTTCTACCCTTGGTGTACTAGTCTTGATGTTTCTGGCCTTGGTGTTACTGACTTTGGTGCTTCTAGCCTTGGTGTGACTAGCTTTGGTGTTACTGTCCTTGGTGTCACCAGTTTTGGTGTAACTGGCCTTGGTGTTTCTAGCTATGGTGTTTCTAGCCCTGGTGTCACTGTCCTTGGTGCTTCTATCCTTGGTGTTACTAGCATTGGCGTTTCTACCCTTGGCCTTACTGACCTTGGTGTCACTATCCTTGGTGTCACTGGCTTTAGTGTTACTGTCCTTGGTGCTTCTAGGCTTGGTGTCACCAGTTTTGGTGTAACTGGCCTTGGTGTTTATAGCCCTGGTGCTTCTATCCTTGGTGTTACTAGCATTGGCTTTTCTAGCCTTGGCCTTACTGTCCTTGGTGTCACTGGCTTTAGTGTTACTGTCCTTGGTGCTTCTAGGCTTGGGGTTACTGGTCTTGGTGTCACTAGCCTTGCAGTTATAGCTTTCGTGTACTAGATTTGGTGTTGCTAACATTAGTGTTACCTTCTGGTGTCACTGTCCTTGGTGCTTCTATCCTTGGTGTTACTAGCATTGGCGTTTCTACCCTTGGCCTTACTGTCCTTGGTGTCACTATCCTTGGTGTCACTGGCTTTAGTGTCACTAGCCTTGCAGTTATAGCTTTCGTGTACTAGATTTGGTGTTGCTAGCATTAGTGTTACCTTCTGTGTGTCACTAGCATTGGTGGGTCTTCATATAGACTCCTGCTCCAATTGTATTTGGCTTCTCAACTGATATAAATCGTCATATATGGATTATTACCCGGTCGCACCCCTCAGCTCCACTGCTGCAGCAGGTCTGTCTGTGTCCAGCTGAAATGAGAAATGCTCTTCACAGATGTCTGATAGCGgtttaatacaaataaagaaCACAGGTAAAACATCCAGCGAGAGTAAACGGCTGCTCTTGGTCCCATTACTGAATAAATACTGTTTCTGCAGAGGTGGCGGGTCAGGGTCTGGGCGGGCCGGTGTATGTCCCACTGGTGTACGTGTGTGGCGCTGCACTCAGAGTCCTGTAGGCCTGCAGCGTCGGCCCCCGCGGCCCCAAACCAAGCCGCACCCCAGGGCCCTGGAGTCCGCCGTACAGGGGCCGGTGTGGATGTGCCGTCTGGAAGACCACCGGCTGCACGTGTCTGCCCGGCGTGTGGAAGGAGAACTCGGGTGGCGGGCTGCTGGGTTTGGCGGGTGTGGATGTGGCGGGGGTCGGCTCGGAGCCCTGTGCTCGGGACGGGGCTGCCGGAAACACAGCCGCGGCAGTCACATACTCTGACAGGCTGAGCGGTGCGCTGGGCAGAACACCGGAGCTCAGCGATGCTCGAGACCACTCGTCCTTGAAGACGTGCACGGTCAGCGCAGACACCAGAGCGCTCAGACGGTTCCACACATGGGCCAACACCATCTGCTCATCTGCATCTCTCCGGATACGCACATGCACCGAGcccgcctgcacacacacacacagctttgtttCACCATCTTAGTGAGGACATTATATAGACTTCCACTGTTTTTCTCTCAGGGTAATGATAATGGTTGTGGCCTAACCATAGCCCTAACCTAAAcctaacccaaccctcacagaaacAGACACACATTTCAAGATCAGTCAATATcaaaattcattatttaaatcCTCCACATCTACACACCAGAGAGCCGAAGCCGATGGTCCAGAAGTGTTCATTCCTGACCTCCAGAACACCGTCCAGCGTGGACACCTGAGGAGTTAGAAATGAGTATATGCTAGAGTTCTGCACTTTTAAAGgattttcagttcagttttaggttgtgttattaatgttttttttaggtAGTTTTTATTTCTGCTTGGCTTAAATACATTTAGTAAAAATTTTAtcagtttcccagtactgggttgcagctggcagggcatctgctgtataaaacatatgctggataagttggcggttcattccgctgtggcgacccctgattaataaagggactacgccgaaaatgaatgaatgaacgagttATCAGAGTCAATTTCATCCTTTACACAGCCTTCATTCACTCTTGTGCGATTAACACAATACCAGCTTAAACAAACacaatgcaaaaccacacaaacacagttaAATAAAGTTCTGGATAATTCAGAGAATCTCCTTCACATTAATGATCAAACTGCACATGTAGAGAAGCATGTCTACTGCACATTTTTGGGAAATGAAGAGAAGATTAAACATGTGGAATTGTGTGGAGATGTTTGTGTGCAATAATCCAGCGCTGACTGatgtgtttggcgccatctactgGTGTTTCTCCAAACGGACACAGAGAGAACAGAACCAGTGCTCATCATTCTGAACAGGATCATTGTTTTTcagaattattgttttatttagtttgtttttcagTATCTGCTGTTAGTTTCCTTCAGTGTGAAATCATTGtgaatttgttttgtatttcagGTAACACTACAGCAGCggtgtccacactcagtcctggagggccggtgtcctgaagagtttagctccagcttgcctcaacacacctgcaaggatgtttctaaaagcctataagagcttgatcagctagtccaggtgtgtctgacTGGGGTTGGAACTCAACTCTGcagcacaccggccctccaggactgagtgtggacCCCCTGCACTAGAGTGATCTGAGCAGTGCTTGAGCTTTTCACTGAGCAGAGACACACGAGTGACCCGAACTGACCTCTCGCAGGAGCTTGTCCAGCTGCCCGATGACGTGAGACGGCGTGGTCTGCAGAAACACAACAAACATCAGTGTGTGAGCggacacaggtgtgtgtgtgtgtgtgtgtgtgagagagagaacagTGCAGACACACCTGCAGCAGCACCTTCCCGCTGTACACACTCATGGGGTACATGGTGCCGAAGGTCATGAGGGCGATGGCCACGGCGGACGCGGTATCCATCGCATTATAGTTACTgcagagagaacacacacacacacacgcacacacatgcacagacgcacacacacacacacacacacacacacacacgcacacacatgcacagacgcgcacacacacacacacacacacacacacacacacacacacacacacacacacacacacacatacacacacgcacacacacgcacacacacacacatcagctcaagcagcaaacacacaacaatgaatatgtgtgtgtgtgtgtgtgtgtctgtgtgtgtgtgtgtgtcctcacttGATCTCGATCAGCATGTATGTGATGCCCAGTGCGAACGCTCCGGCCAGGTTGATCAGCACAAACGGGTTCATTCGGGGCAGGAGGAAACTGCTGAGAGCTGGAATCAGGCCACacagactgaacacacacacacgcacacgtacacacacacacacacacacacacacacacacacacacacagtctgattATAGCTCTGTACATTATTCatgaacaaacagaaaaacacacaccaaTGATCTGGGAGTGAGATGACGAGCCGCTGCTatagtgatgaagatgatgaagatgatctcCTGCagtgtgtttgctgtgttttggGTTTAACCTGTACGTGTGTGTCCAGaaaacaaaagtgtgtgtgtgtgtgtgtgtgtgtgtgtgtattacctgCGGCTCAGATCAGCCACATGTTCCTGCAGCCAACTGGTGCTTGCAGCTGTGAAGAAGCAGAGgaacagctcaaacacacacacacacacaaacacacacacacactaacacacacacacatatgcacacacacatacatacgcacacaAAGCTGCTttctgtgcgcacacacacacacacacacacacacacacacacacacacacacacacacacacacacacacacacacacacacttgtgcacaCACAGAACAGGTATTTACATTTTCAGATCATGAGTGTGTgcagaacaggtgtgtgtgtgcagaacaggtgtgtgtgtgtgtgtgtgtgtgtgtgtgtgtgtgtgtgtgtgtgtgtgaatctcaCCTTCAGACACAAAGACGAAGGGTTTGTTCTTGACGGAGAGCAGAGTCAGCAGATTGAAGAACAGAGCCACGAACGTGCCCACCAGCAGACGcccgctacacacacacacacacacacacacacacacacacacatatatatatagtatatatttctTCTTAAAAAGTGTGTCGAGTGACGACTGTACTCACGTATGAACCTCAGGCTGCTCCACAAACCGCTCAACACTGGAacacaaggacacacacacacacaaacacacaaacacacacacacacacacggatcaGTATGGTGAGGTCAGAGTAAACAGCTGAGGT from Danio rerio strain Tuebingen ecotype United States chromosome 13, GRCz12tu, whole genome shotgun sequence includes these protein-coding regions:
- the slc30a6 gene encoding zinc transporter 6, yielding MVALDVLGITDSDAPVYRQKQEADTLVLGTIHPFRKAHRSVLGKLAQEFRLVTSDRRSWKILLFGVLNVVCTGCLLMWCSSTNSMALTAYTYLTIFDLFSLITCLLSLWVTMKKPSQIYSFGFQRFEVLAVFSSTVLVQLGSLFILKESVERFVEQPEVHTGRLLVGTFVALFFNLLTLLSVKNKPFVFVSEAASTSWLQEHVADLSRSLCGLIPALSSFLLPRMNPFVLINLAGAFALGITYMLIEINNYNAMDTASAVAIALMTFGTMYPMSVYSGKVLLQTTPSHVIGQLDKLLREVSTLDGVLEVRNEHFWTIGFGSLAGSVHVRIRRDADEQMVLAHVWNRLSALVSALTVHVFKDEWSRASLSSGVLPSAPLSLSEYVTAAAVFPAAPSRAQGSEPTPATSTPAKPSSPPPEFSFHTPGRHVQPVVFQTAHPHRPLYGGLQGPGVRLGLGPRGPTLQAYRTLSAAPHTYTSGTYTGPPRP